ATCAACGGACGTAAGTTGTTATTCACCTCATAACGGTGACGATGGCGCTCATGGATCTTAGCATTGCCATAGAGCTCATAGGCTTTGGTGCCTTTCTCTAAATGACATAGCTGAGAACCTAGACGCATTGTACCACCAAGGTCAGAGGTTTCAGTACGCTCTTCAACGTTACCTTCTTTATCAACCCACTCAGTAATCAAGCCTACCACAGGGTTTGGTGTTTCTTTATTAAATTCTGTTGAATGCGCATCAGCAAGATTAGCAACATTTCGCGCAAACTCAATTAACGCAACTTGCATACCTAAGCAGATGCCTAAATAAGGTATCTTATTTTCACGAGCATATTGTGCTGCGCGAATTTTACCTTCAACGCCACGGTCACCAAAACCACCTGGAACTAGGATTGCATCTAAACCTAGTAAGGCTTCTTCGCCTTTGCTCTCTACATCTTGAGAGTCTACATATTTAATATGGACGTTTAGGCGGTTTTTCAACCCTGCATGTTTAAGCGCTTCATTGACTGACTTATATGCATCAGGCAATTCAATATATTTACCAACCATACCGATAGTTACATCGCCAGTTGGGTTTGCTTCTTCGTAGATCACCTGTTCCCATTCAGATAGGTTCGCTTCTGGCGCTGAAATGCCAAAGCGAGCACATACTAAGTCATCTAGACCTTGTGCTTTAACCAGTTGAGGAATCTTATAGATAGAGTCTACATCTTTCATCGAGATTACTGCGCGTTCCTGTACGTTACAGAATAGAGCAATCTTCTTACGTTCATTGGCAGGAATGATACGATCACTACGGCAAATCAAGATATCTGGTTGGATACCGATCGACAATAACTCTTTAACCGAGTGTTGAGTTGGCTTAGTTTTCACTTCACCAGCCGCCGCTAAATAAGGAACTAACGTAAGGTGCATAAACATCGCACGCTCACGACCAAGCTCAACAGCAAGCTGACGGATAGCTTCCATAAATGGTAGTGATTCAATATCACCAACAGTGCCACCTACTTCTACGATAGCCACTTCATGGCCTTCAGAGCCTTTGATTACACGGTCTTTAATCGCATTAGTAATATGTGGAATAACCTGAATCGTAGCACCTAAATAGTCACCACGACGCTCTGCTGCGAGAACATCAGAGTAAACACGGCCAGCAGTAAAGTTATTACGCTTAGTCATCTTGGTGCGAATGAATCGCTCATAGTGACCAAGGTCAAGGTCAGTTTCTGCACCATCTTCGGTGACGAACACTTCACCATGTTGCGTAGGGCTCATTGTGCCTGGGTCAACGTTGATGTAAGGATCAAGCTTCATCATAGTCACTTTAAGACCACGAGCTTCGAGAATAGCTGCTAGCGATGCCGCTGCAATGCCTTTACCTAGTGAGGATACAACCCCGCCAGTAACAAAAATGTAATTTGTCGTCATGTTTAACCTGAAGTTGGTTGAATGAGGGAATAGACTTCTTCTGGACGGGAAGCAAATATACCAGAAGCACCTAGTTGCCACAACGCGAAACTTATCATACGTATTTGATTTATTTTTTGCTTCAAATCAAATCACCATATTATCGTAGTTTAGACTCCTCAGCTTTTACTTGCTCCCATAAGCTGTCAAGGTAATCTAGATCACAGTTTTCAAAAATAACTCCATTCTCTTTTACTTTTTGTTCAACTGCGCGAAATCGTCGTTCAAACTTCAAATTGGCCTTGTTTAGAGCGACCTCAGGGTGACACCCTAAATGTCTAGCAAGATTGACGCTGGCAAATAACAAATCACCAACCTCTTCTTCTACACGTGGTTGAGATAATGGCACACACAAGGCTTCATCTAACACCTCTTGTGCCTCTTCGTGAACCTTATCAACCACAGGGCCAATCGTATCCCAATCAAAGCCAAATTTAGCACAGCGTTTTTGCACCTTATCGGCTCGACTTAAGGCCGGTAACGATCTCGGTACAGAGTCTAGAATACTTTGTTCAATTTTTCCTACACGCGCTTTTTCTTTTGCCTTCTCTTGTTCCCAGTTTTTGGCTATATCTGCTTCTGTAGCAAATTGTTGCTCACCAAATACATGCGGGTGTCGGCGCATAAGCTTCTCATTCACGCCCTCTAGCACATCATCAAACTCAAAAAGGTTCTGCTCCTTTGCCAGTTGTGCATAAAACACAATCTGAAACAATAAATCACCGAGCTCTTCTTTGAGGTTACTCCAATCTTGATTTTGAATCGCATCCACCACCTCATAAGTTTCCTCTATGGTGTGGGGAACAATTGAATCAAAGGACTGCTTTATATCCCATGGGCACCCCTTGTTTGGGTCTCTAAGGGTTGCCATGATTTCGAGTAATTGCTGTAGGTTATCGGACTTGCTAGGCATGTTATCTCCTAAAAAAATCAAGCCCCTGATTAAGGGGCTTGGGTCTTATAAAATTTACTATTAACCGAGGCGTTTCACCAAGATAACGTCTTTTATCTGCTCTATCCTCGATTGCAGGCGGCTACTAATATCGGTATTACTAACCTCAATATCCATATCCATCACCACCATTTGTCGTTTATGGTCGGTACGCGAACGCATATTGGCAATCTTGAGTTTTTCATTAGTAATGAGGGTTGAAATATCTTTAAGTAATCCAGTACGCTCCAGAGACTCTATACGCAAGGTAAGAATGAACGACCCGACAAATCCGCTTCCCCAAACCGTATCAATAATACGCTCGGGTGCATGTAATCGCAGCTCATTTAACTGGTCACAGTCACTACGGTGCACCGAAATACCTCGCCCTTGGGTTACATAGCCACTAATCGTATCTCCGGGTATCGGCTGACAGCATCGAGCAAGATGCGTCATTAGGTTATCAATCCCTTCAACCACCACCGCATCTTTGTGAGGCTTACTCGGCAGTGGCATTATCGACTCAGAAGTCTGTAGCTTTGCTAAGGCTTGCTGGTCTTCTTCAGCTGCCGAGGGTTTGTTTACCAAGGCATTGATATGATTAACGACCTGAGTAATTCTTAAGTCGCCACTACCAATCCCTGCATATAGCTCATCGGCGGTATTAACGTTAAAGCGTTTAAGAGCATAGATATCAGCATCTTTGAGTGTCGCTTCAATCTTAGCTAGCTCCGCTTCTAAGATATCTTTACCCGCTTCAATATTTTTCTCGCGGCTCTGCTTTCTAAACCATGCATTAATCTTGGCTCGTGCTCGACCAGAATGAACAAAGCCCAGTGATGAATTTAACCAATCACGAGATGGATTCGGTTCTTTTTGGGTAATAATCTCAACTTGATCGCCCATGGTGAGCTTATGCGTAAAGGGAACAATGCGTCCGCCAACTTTCGCTCCGATACAGCGGTGCCCTACTTCTGAGTGAATGTGATAAGCAAAATCTAATGGGGTTGCCCCCATAGGTAAATCGACCACATCACCACGCGGTGTAAAGGCATATACCCTATCATCAAACACTTGGCTACGAAGTTCATCGAGCATCTCGCCCGAGTCTGACATTTCTTCTTGCCAATCCAATAGTTTACGCAACCACGTTATCTTCTCGTCATATCCGCTGCGTCCACCCGAACCGCCTTCTTTGTACTTCCAGTGCGCCGCAACACCCAGCTCCGAATCTTCGTGCATCTGTTTGGTGCGGATCTGAATCTCAATGGTTTTGTTTTCAGGGCCTAGCACTACGGTATGTATTGATTGATAGCCATTTGGTTTGGGGTTGGCAACATAATCATCAAATTCACTAGATAGGTGATTATACTTGGTATGAACGACACCCAAAGCGCCGTAGCAATCTTGCAGTTGGTCAGCAATGATACGCACTGCTCTCACATCAAAAAGCTGTTCAAAGGCCAGCTTTTTCTTCTGCATCTTTCTCCAGATGCTAAATATGTGTTTGGGACGTCCACTTACTTCAGCATTGATATGAGAGTGATTCATCTCACTCTCAAGGTCATCAACAAAATCTGTAATATACTGTTCGCGCTCGATACGACGCTCACCTAATTGCTTAGCTATTGCCTTGTAAGTTGTGGGTTGTTGATAACGAAACGCGTAGTCTTCAATCTCCCACTTTAACTGGCCTATACCTAGACGGTTAGCTAGTGGAGCGTAGATATTGGCGCACTCTTTTGCCACTCGCTGACGAACTTCATCTGGAGCGTTTTTTACTTCACGTAGGTTACAGATCCGCTCTGCCAGCTTGATAATCACACAGCGAAAATCATCCACCATTGCCAGTAGCATACGGCGCACGTTATCCACTTGGCCAGAAGCACTAGAATCGCTTTCTGAGGTATTAAGTTGACCAATTGCGGCCATCTCCTCAACCCCTTCAATCAATTTGATGATCTCTTTACCGTAGCGCTCTTTAAGCTCTTCAGTATCATACAAACCACTCGATACAACAGGGAACAACATGGCCGCCTCAAGTGTGGCGCGGTCCATAGATAGAGTAATCAAAATTTCTATCATCTCGCGCCCACGCCATAGCAACAACTCCTGTCGCTCATGACCATCTAGTAGCTGTTGGCACTCAATATAAAGCTTCTTAAGCTTGTTCTCTGTTTTCTGTCCTTGTTGAAGACTATCTACCCAGCGCTCAAGGCCAAACTCTTCATCCTTATTAATGTGCGCACTGCGTATTGCGACCATATTTCTTCCCTAAAACCTTGCTGTCATTATGTTATATTTAGGTAAACACCAAACTAAGTTAGTATACCTATCTACACTACATCCCTGTATCTGAATTTGTACTTTTTTGATTCTGTTCGACTATTTTTCGAATAACACCATCGACTCTAGATGTCCCGTTTGTGGGAACATATCTAACACCCGCATTTTAGTAATTCGATAACCT
Above is a genomic segment from Vibrio gallicus containing:
- a CDS encoding CTP synthase; this translates as MTTNYIFVTGGVVSSLGKGIAAASLAAILEARGLKVTMMKLDPYINVDPGTMSPTQHGEVFVTEDGAETDLDLGHYERFIRTKMTKRNNFTAGRVYSDVLAAERRGDYLGATIQVIPHITNAIKDRVIKGSEGHEVAIVEVGGTVGDIESLPFMEAIRQLAVELGRERAMFMHLTLVPYLAAAGEVKTKPTQHSVKELLSIGIQPDILICRSDRIIPANERKKIALFCNVQERAVISMKDVDSIYKIPQLVKAQGLDDLVCARFGISAPEANLSEWEQVIYEEANPTGDVTIGMVGKYIELPDAYKSVNEALKHAGLKNRLNVHIKYVDSQDVESKGEEALLGLDAILVPGGFGDRGVEGKIRAAQYARENKIPYLGICLGMQVALIEFARNVANLADAHSTEFNKETPNPVVGLITEWVDKEGNVEERTETSDLGGTMRLGSQLCHLEKGTKAYELYGNAKIHERHRHRYEVNNNLRPLIEKAGLKVSGLSADKKLVEVIENPAHPWFVAAQFHPEFTSTPRDGHPLFAGFVKAAGEFQRGELK
- the mazG gene encoding nucleoside triphosphate pyrophosphohydrolase, encoding MPSKSDNLQQLLEIMATLRDPNKGCPWDIKQSFDSIVPHTIEETYEVVDAIQNQDWSNLKEELGDLLFQIVFYAQLAKEQNLFEFDDVLEGVNEKLMRRHPHVFGEQQFATEADIAKNWEQEKAKEKARVGKIEQSILDSVPRSLPALSRADKVQKRCAKFGFDWDTIGPVVDKVHEEAQEVLDEALCVPLSQPRVEEEVGDLLFASVNLARHLGCHPEVALNKANLKFERRFRAVEQKVKENGVIFENCDLDYLDSLWEQVKAEESKLR
- the relA gene encoding GTP diphosphokinase is translated as MVAIRSAHINKDEEFGLERWVDSLQQGQKTENKLKKLYIECQQLLDGHERQELLLWRGREMIEILITLSMDRATLEAAMLFPVVSSGLYDTEELKERYGKEIIKLIEGVEEMAAIGQLNTSESDSSASGQVDNVRRMLLAMVDDFRCVIIKLAERICNLREVKNAPDEVRQRVAKECANIYAPLANRLGIGQLKWEIEDYAFRYQQPTTYKAIAKQLGERRIEREQYITDFVDDLESEMNHSHINAEVSGRPKHIFSIWRKMQKKKLAFEQLFDVRAVRIIADQLQDCYGALGVVHTKYNHLSSEFDDYVANPKPNGYQSIHTVVLGPENKTIEIQIRTKQMHEDSELGVAAHWKYKEGGSGGRSGYDEKITWLRKLLDWQEEMSDSGEMLDELRSQVFDDRVYAFTPRGDVVDLPMGATPLDFAYHIHSEVGHRCIGAKVGGRIVPFTHKLTMGDQVEIITQKEPNPSRDWLNSSLGFVHSGRARAKINAWFRKQSREKNIEAGKDILEAELAKIEATLKDADIYALKRFNVNTADELYAGIGSGDLRITQVVNHINALVNKPSAAEEDQQALAKLQTSESIMPLPSKPHKDAVVVEGIDNLMTHLARCCQPIPGDTISGYVTQGRGISVHRSDCDQLNELRLHAPERIIDTVWGSGFVGSFILTLRIESLERTGLLKDISTLITNEKLKIANMRSRTDHKRQMVVMDMDIEVSNTDISSRLQSRIEQIKDVILVKRLG